TGAACTACATAAGTATATAGCAAATAAGCTTTTGAGTATTTTTCCAAGTACTACAAGAGGAATTATCTTCTCTCTTGCTATTACATCAGCTTTTTTAAGTTCACTTATTTCAAATACAACTACGGCACTTTTACTTATTCCTATAGCAATGTTTTTGACAAATGATTTATCTTTAAAATTAAGATTTGTTCTTGCTATTGCATATGGAGCAAGTGTTGGAGGAATTGTGACTCCAATTGGTACTCCACCAAATCTTATTTTATTAGGCTTTTTAGAGCAAAAAGGAATAGAGACAATCTCTTTTGTAAATTGGATTTTCTTAGCAGCACCACTTGCAGTAGTTATGTTAATTTTTATTCCTTTTATTTTATCTTTAGGAGCAAAAGAGATTGTATTGGATAAAGATATAGGAAAACCGGTATCTTTAAGTGGTGAACAAAAAAGATTAGGGCTTATTTTAATTACACTTATTATTGTTCTTTTTGTAAACTCAAAGATAGAACCTTTTTATTCTGGTCTTGGAATAAATGAAAAGGGTATTTTATTAGGTTATGGTCTTTTAATGTTTGTTCCTAAACTTGGTTTTTTAGAGTGGGAAGATGCACGAAAGATTCCATATGAGATTATCTTTTTATTTGGTGCAGGTTTTTCAATTGCAATGGCCTTTTCAGAAACAGGTCTTGCAGAGCAAATAGCAAGTTATCTTTTAGCATTAACTTCTTTACCTGTATTTTTACTTATTCTTTTAGTTGCAGCTTTAGTAACTTTTACAACAGAGGTTACTTCAAATACTGCTTTAATTTCAATTGCTTTACCAATTATCTATTCACTTGGAGAAGCAGCAAAAATTGATATTCAGTTAATACTTTTTGTGGCTACAATTTGTGCTTCTTATGCCTTTATGCTTCCAATTGCAACACCACCAAATGCTATTGCAATGAGTAGTGGAGCTGTAAAAGTTAAAGATATGGCAAAATATGGATTTGTATTTAATATTTTAGGTATTTTATCAATTACATTAATTGCATTGATTTATTGGCAGTTTGTTATTTAAAAGTAAGACTTTAAAGTCTTACTTTTTAAAATGTTTCCCATTCATCATCTGGGCTTGAATCTTTAAATGTAGCATTTTTTTCTACAGGTTTTTTATGAACTTGTTGTGGTGCTACTTTACTACTTTTTACTTCAACTTGTTTTACTGGTGATGAGATATTTTTTGTCTCTTTTGAGTTATTTGACTCTCTTGCAATATTAATATTGTTTTTACCATCAAACTCTTTTTTATCAACTTCAGAAACAATCTCTTTAGCTAAAGCAGAAGTATTTGTTGCAATCTCTTGTGTTTCTGTTGCTACTGCTGCATTTTTTTGTGTTTGTTGGTCTAATGAGTTAATAGCATCATTTATTTGGATAATACCTGTCTCTTGCTCTTTTGCAGCATTTGAAACATCAGCTATTAATTCAATAGTTTTATCAATATTAGTATTTAAACTAGCATATCCTTTAATCATCTCATCAGCAATATTTTTACCTTCATTTGCTTTAAGATTTGCATT
This sequence is a window from Halarcobacter bivalviorum. Protein-coding genes within it:
- a CDS encoding SLC13 family permease, translated to MKKIALSVLFAIIGFALSSTVFNLQHSFLIGILVLLVALWTNEGLPLGVVSLLPIILFPSFDILSTNETASNYSKSIIFLFLGGFMIAIATQKTELHKYIANKLLSIFPSTTRGIIFSLAITSAFLSSLISNTTTALLLIPIAMFLTNDLSLKLRFVLAIAYGASVGGIVTPIGTPPNLILLGFLEQKGIETISFVNWIFLAAPLAVVMLIFIPFILSLGAKEIVLDKDIGKPVSLSGEQKRLGLILITLIIVLFVNSKIEPFYSGLGINEKGILLGYGLLMFVPKLGFLEWEDARKIPYEIIFLFGAGFSIAMAFSETGLAEQIASYLLALTSLPVFLLILLVAALVTFTTEVTSNTALISIALPIIYSLGEAAKIDIQLILFVATICASYAFMLPIATPPNAIAMSSGAVKVKDMAKYGFVFNILGILSITLIALIYWQFVI